In a genomic window of Labeo rohita strain BAU-BD-2019 chromosome 20, IGBB_LRoh.1.0, whole genome shotgun sequence:
- the LOC127183089 gene encoding coiled-coil domain-containing protein 190: MRRGDWLPWPGEAQRRDERRAEARLAEGLQRLDQAKHYHLNTLTREQRRLHRDLISIKTGNPWKRGLHSLGLQPSNNDVVRPAASYKRTQLPIIPVAGKETDSHRSSLHARVQEFMSSGEKRVEHSSETLCLPDLKRQPVTSLTATSTNTEREESKEREMDGEQDRDREALMEVVRDREKDSQKEREWMLLREREKDNERGAEINGNRCLSSPVSFPSEMLAPDGHLRTVHTLPNFAQALAEARKARYIRHRGQPLCERELTIREIFARDSRAPAH; the protein is encoded by the exons ATGCGTCGTGGAGACTGGTTGCCATGGCCCGGTGAAGCTCAGAGACGAGACGAGAGGAGGGCCGAAGCCAGACTGGCTGAGGGTCTGCAGAGACTCGACCAGGCTAAACATTACCACCTCAACACACTGACCAGAGAACAGCGCAGACTTCACAGAGACCTCATCTCCATCAAAACAG GTAATCCCTGGAAAAGAGGACTCCACAGTTTGGGGCTACAACCCTCCAACAATGATGTTGTTCGCCCTGCTGCATCTTACAAGAGGACCCAGTTACCCATCATCCCAGTGGCAGGCAAGGAGACAGACAGTCACAG GTCTTCACTACATGCTCGTGTTCAGGAGTTTATGAGCAGTGGGGAGAAAAGGGTAGAACACTCCTCTGAGACGCTCTGCCTGCCGGACCTAAAACGCCAGCCTGTCACCTCTCTAACCGCTACGAGCACAAATACAGAAAGAGAGGAGAGCaaggagagagagatggatggagaacaggacagagacagagaggCACTCATGGAGGTAGTGAGGGACAGAGAAAAAGACAGCCAGAAAGAGAGGGAATGGATGCTGTTAAGGGAACGAGAGAAAGATAATGAAAGAGGAGCTGAGATAAATGGGAATAGGTGTCTGTCCTCTCCTGTTTCATTCCCCTCTGAGATGCTGGCTCCGGATGGACATTTAAGAACAGTTCACACATTACCAAATTTTGCCCAGGCTCTGGCCGAAGCACGAAAAGCAAGATACATCAGACACAGAGGACAACCACTGTGTGAGCGAGAACTCACAATACGGGAGATATTTGCTCGGGATTCAAGGGCTCCTGCTCATTGA